From one Microbacterium sp. 10M-3C3 genomic stretch:
- a CDS encoding DUF3093 domain-containing protein, translating to MQMGRCGIRDATSYRERLSPSLWALVGAAVCGPMAALVFAPVDRTLSLVAGAVVGIGVVVALVAFSPVVEVRDGVLYAGPAHIDVALLGEPVPASGEQARLARGAHVDRRSWMLLRGGIDGVVTIPLADPDDPTPSWVISTRTPDRLSAAIRRQQVRRSIPYR from the coding sequence ATGCAGATGGGAAGGTGCGGCATCCGCGACGCGACGTCTTACCGAGAGCGCCTCAGCCCGTCGCTGTGGGCGCTGGTCGGCGCCGCCGTGTGCGGTCCGATGGCCGCTCTCGTCTTCGCGCCGGTGGACCGGACACTGTCGCTCGTCGCCGGCGCCGTCGTGGGGATCGGGGTCGTCGTGGCGCTCGTGGCCTTCTCGCCGGTCGTGGAAGTGCGCGACGGCGTGCTCTACGCGGGACCGGCGCACATCGACGTCGCGCTGCTGGGCGAGCCCGTGCCCGCGTCCGGCGAGCAGGCCCGGCTCGCCCGCGGTGCGCACGTGGATCGGCGGTCGTGGATGCTGCTGCGCGGCGGCATCGACGGGGTCGTCACGATCCCCCTCGCGGATCCGGATGATCCGACGCCGTCGTGGGTGATCTCGACGAGGACGCCGGACCGCCTCAGTGCGGCGATCCGGCGTCAGCAGGTCAGGCGGAGCATTCCTTACAGATGA
- the sepH gene encoding septation protein SepH encodes MEQLKVIGTEENLLVLATESGERFTLAVDEVLRGEMRRARRDRAPEDRGPRPSPREVQAHIRAGLSAQEVATLMGARLEDVVKFERPVLAEREHIVGQALAVPVLLGGELEHDAHVTFGAAVRAKLAEAHATGERWTSWKEPTGWVVKLEFTANSVDHDARWGFDPRRSTLSPQNADAIQLSRQGSLPEGLIPRLRALDVQPAKDDSRFDSGAFGPRRVEADTAPIAPELPTPAAPAVQDAAIKRAPDAGVTSSETADLLEALRRRRGQREPLPGTEAEPARSSAPVALFDALEPGYNETPEPAEPTPAPVTEASGRRKGRTSMPSWDEIVFGARGDES; translated from the coding sequence ATGGAGCAGCTCAAAGTCATCGGCACCGAGGAGAACCTCCTGGTCCTGGCGACGGAGTCGGGCGAGAGGTTCACCCTCGCCGTCGACGAGGTGCTGCGCGGCGAGATGCGCCGCGCCCGCCGCGACCGCGCTCCCGAGGACCGCGGACCGCGGCCCAGCCCGCGCGAGGTGCAGGCCCACATCCGAGCCGGACTGTCGGCGCAGGAGGTCGCGACGCTCATGGGTGCGCGCCTCGAGGACGTCGTGAAGTTCGAGCGCCCCGTGCTCGCCGAGCGCGAGCACATCGTCGGTCAGGCGCTCGCCGTGCCGGTGCTGCTCGGCGGAGAGCTCGAGCACGACGCCCACGTCACGTTCGGCGCGGCCGTGCGGGCCAAGCTCGCCGAGGCGCATGCGACCGGCGAGCGGTGGACGAGCTGGAAGGAGCCCACCGGCTGGGTCGTCAAGCTCGAGTTCACCGCGAACTCCGTCGACCACGACGCGCGCTGGGGATTCGACCCGCGCCGCAGCACGCTGTCGCCGCAGAACGCGGACGCCATCCAGCTGTCGCGTCAGGGCTCGCTGCCCGAGGGTCTCATCCCGCGCCTGCGGGCGCTGGATGTGCAGCCCGCCAAGGACGACAGCCGGTTCGACAGCGGGGCCTTCGGCCCACGCCGCGTGGAGGCCGACACCGCCCCGATCGCCCCAGAGCTGCCGACGCCCGCCGCACCGGCGGTGCAGGATGCGGCGATCAAGCGCGCCCCGGATGCCGGCGTCACCTCGAGCGAGACGGCCGACCTCCTGGAGGCGCTGCGCCGTCGTCGCGGTCAGCGCGAGCCGCTGCCGGGCACCGAAGCGGAGCCGGCCCGCTCGTCGGCGCCCGTCGCGCTGTTCGACGCGCTCGAGCCGGGGTACAACGAGACGCCCGAGCCGGCGGAGCCGACACCCGCCCCCGTCACCGAGGCGAGCGGTCGCCGAAAGGGGCGCACGTCGATGCCGTCGTGGGACGAGATCGTGTTCGGCGCCCGCGGCGACGAGAGCTGA
- a CDS encoding aconitate hydratase translates to MSTVDSFGAKSTLTVGSTDYEIFRIDTVDGYEKLPFSLKVLLENLLRTEDGANVTKEQIQALGSWKPEAEPDTEIQFTPARVVMQDFTGVPCIVDLATMREAVTALGGDPNRINPLSPAEMVIDHSVIADLFGSENALERNVEIEYERNGERYQFLRWGQTAFDDFKVVPPGTGIVHQVNIEHLAKVVYDRTVDGVLRAYPDTCVGTDSHTTMVNGLGVLGWGVGGIEAEAAMLGQPVSMLIPRVVGFKLTGEIPAGVTATDVVLTITDMLRKHGVVGKFVEFYGEGVASVPLANRATIGNMSPEFGSTAAMFPIDDVTLDYLRLTGRDEQTVALVEAYAKAQSLWHDPARELVFSEYMELDLSTVVPSIAGPKRPQDRILLSEAKSQFEKDILNYATPSTSDSIVDLEVDGTFPASDPGGTPGEETADTGEVLISSGGPAAASKPVKVTTPEGETYVLDNGAVTLAAITSCTNTSNPSVMIAAGLLAKNAVDKGLKRKPWVKTTLGPGSKVVTDYYEKSGLDKALEGLDFYTVGYGCTICIGNSGPLIEEVSAAINDNDLAVTAVLSGNRNFEGRISPDVKMNYLASPPLVVAYALAGSMNFDFETDPLGKDQNGNDVFLKDVWPSPEQVQKIIDSSISREQFIKQYATVFDGDERWKNLPTPTGPVFEWDEDSTYVRKAPYFDGMTMELTPVSDIRGARVMATLGDSVTTDHISPAGNIKAGTPAAQYLTEHGVAQKDFNSYGSRRGNHEVMIRGTFANIRLKNELVAAVNDGQIVEGGFTRDFTQPGGPQSYIYDACMNYAEQETPLVIFGGKEYGSGSSRDWAAKGTRLLGVKAVITESFERIHRSNLIGMGVVPLQFPAGESWKSLGLDGTEVMSITGLEQLNEGITPKTVHVVAEPSEFSPEGKQTIEFDAVVRIDTPGEADYYRNGGILQYVLRSLV, encoded by the coding sequence GTGTCCACGGTTGACAGCTTCGGTGCCAAGAGCACCCTGACGGTCGGCAGCACCGACTACGAGATCTTCCGCATCGACACGGTGGACGGCTACGAGAAGCTGCCGTTCAGCCTCAAGGTGCTCCTGGAGAACCTCCTGCGCACCGAGGACGGCGCGAACGTCACCAAGGAGCAGATCCAGGCCCTCGGCTCGTGGAAGCCCGAGGCGGAGCCCGACACCGAGATCCAGTTCACGCCGGCGCGCGTGGTCATGCAGGACTTCACCGGCGTCCCGTGCATCGTCGACCTCGCCACGATGCGCGAGGCCGTCACCGCGCTCGGTGGCGACCCGAACCGCATCAACCCGCTGTCGCCCGCCGAGATGGTCATCGACCACTCGGTCATCGCCGACCTCTTCGGCTCGGAGAACGCCCTCGAGCGCAACGTCGAGATCGAGTACGAGCGCAACGGTGAGCGGTACCAGTTCCTGCGCTGGGGTCAGACCGCCTTCGACGACTTCAAGGTCGTCCCGCCCGGCACCGGCATCGTGCACCAGGTCAACATCGAGCACCTCGCGAAGGTCGTCTACGACCGCACCGTCGACGGCGTGCTGCGGGCCTATCCCGACACGTGCGTCGGCACCGACTCGCACACCACGATGGTCAACGGTCTCGGCGTGCTCGGCTGGGGCGTCGGCGGCATCGAGGCCGAGGCCGCGATGCTCGGTCAGCCGGTGTCGATGCTCATCCCGCGTGTGGTCGGCTTCAAGCTGACCGGCGAGATCCCCGCCGGTGTGACCGCGACGGACGTCGTGCTCACGATCACCGACATGCTCCGCAAGCACGGCGTCGTCGGCAAGTTCGTCGAGTTCTACGGCGAGGGCGTCGCATCCGTGCCGCTGGCCAACCGCGCGACGATCGGCAACATGAGCCCCGAGTTCGGCTCGACCGCCGCGATGTTCCCGATCGACGACGTCACGCTCGACTACCTGCGGCTGACCGGCCGCGACGAGCAGACCGTCGCGCTCGTCGAGGCCTACGCCAAGGCCCAGTCGCTGTGGCACGACCCGGCACGCGAGCTCGTCTTCAGCGAGTACATGGAGCTCGACCTCTCGACGGTCGTCCCCTCGATCGCGGGGCCGAAGCGCCCGCAGGACCGCATCCTCCTGTCCGAGGCCAAGTCGCAGTTCGAGAAGGACATCCTCAACTACGCCACGCCGTCGACCTCCGACTCCATCGTCGACCTCGAGGTCGACGGCACGTTCCCGGCGTCCGACCCGGGCGGGACCCCCGGCGAGGAGACCGCCGACACCGGCGAGGTGCTCATCTCCTCCGGCGGCCCCGCCGCGGCGTCTAAGCCCGTGAAGGTGACCACGCCCGAGGGCGAGACCTACGTGCTCGACAACGGCGCCGTGACGCTCGCGGCGATCACGTCGTGCACGAACACGTCGAACCCCTCCGTCATGATCGCGGCGGGCCTGCTCGCCAAGAACGCCGTCGACAAGGGCCTGAAGCGCAAGCCGTGGGTCAAGACGACGCTGGGCCCGGGCTCGAAGGTCGTCACCGACTACTACGAGAAGTCGGGCCTGGACAAGGCGCTCGAGGGTCTGGACTTCTACACCGTCGGCTACGGCTGCACGATCTGCATCGGAAACTCCGGCCCGCTCATCGAGGAGGTGTCCGCGGCGATCAACGACAACGACCTCGCCGTCACGGCCGTCCTCTCGGGCAACCGCAACTTCGAGGGGCGCATCAGCCCGGACGTGAAGATGAACTACCTCGCCTCGCCTCCGCTCGTGGTGGCGTACGCGCTGGCCGGCTCGATGAACTTCGACTTCGAGACCGACCCGCTCGGCAAGGACCAGAACGGCAACGACGTCTTCCTGAAGGACGTGTGGCCCTCGCCCGAGCAGGTGCAGAAGATCATCGACTCGTCGATCTCGCGCGAGCAGTTCATCAAGCAGTACGCGACCGTCTTCGACGGCGACGAGCGCTGGAAGAACCTGCCCACCCCGACCGGCCCGGTGTTCGAGTGGGACGAGGACTCGACCTACGTGCGCAAGGCGCCGTACTTCGACGGGATGACGATGGAGCTGACCCCCGTCAGCGACATCCGCGGCGCGCGCGTCATGGCTACCCTCGGCGACTCGGTCACCACCGACCACATCAGCCCCGCCGGCAACATCAAGGCGGGCACGCCCGCCGCGCAGTACCTCACGGAGCACGGCGTCGCGCAGAAGGACTTCAACTCCTACGGCTCGCGTCGCGGCAACCACGAGGTCATGATCCGCGGCACGTTCGCGAACATCCGCCTGAAGAACGAACTGGTCGCCGCGGTCAACGACGGCCAGATCGTGGAGGGCGGCTTCACGCGCGACTTCACGCAGCCCGGCGGCCCGCAGTCGTACATCTACGACGCGTGCATGAACTACGCCGAGCAGGAGACGCCGCTGGTGATCTTCGGCGGCAAGGAGTACGGCTCGGGCTCGTCGCGCGACTGGGCGGCCAAGGGCACGCGTCTGCTGGGTGTGAAGGCCGTCATCACCGAGAGCTTCGAGCGCATCCACCGCTCGAACCTCATCGGCATGGGTGTCGTGCCGCTGCAGTTCCCCGCCGGCGAGAGCTGGAAGTCGCTGGGGCTCGACGGCACCGAGGTCATGTCGATCACGGGCCTCGAGCAGCTGAACGAGGGAATCACGCCGAAGACGGTGCACGTCGTCGCCGAGCCGAGCGAGTTCTCGCCCGAGGGCAAGCAGACGATCGAGTTCGACGCGGTCGTGCGCATCGACACGCCCGGTGAGGCGGACTACTACCGCAACGGCGGCATCCTCCAGTACGTGCTGCGTTCGCTCGTCTGA
- a CDS encoding DUF3159 domain-containing protein — protein sequence MSDPARDERASGDAERADALRTPDAPPPASEALGAALGAAARRAGLDPAGTASTGAAVWAAMGGWRGILESVLPSLAFVVLFTVTYDAATKEGNLWVSLGVSVAIAAVFTVVRLAQRSPAGAAIGGLLATAAAAALALWTGRGQDNFVFGFFTNGLYGTAFLVSALIGWPLIGLAVGFLMNEGTRWRRKARKRRVFFWLSIAWAALFALRLGVQLPLYFAGDTTALGVTKIAMGLPLFAPLVAVTWLAVRALYPPRAT from the coding sequence GTGAGCGATCCCGCACGCGACGAGCGCGCCTCCGGAGACGCGGAGCGCGCCGACGCGCTCCGCACGCCCGACGCGCCACCGCCGGCGTCCGAGGCGCTCGGGGCGGCGCTGGGCGCCGCGGCCCGCCGCGCCGGGCTCGACCCGGCCGGCACGGCGTCGACGGGGGCCGCGGTGTGGGCCGCGATGGGCGGCTGGCGCGGCATCCTCGAGTCGGTGCTGCCGAGCCTCGCCTTCGTGGTCCTCTTCACCGTCACCTACGACGCGGCGACGAAGGAGGGCAACCTGTGGGTCAGCCTCGGCGTCTCCGTCGCGATCGCGGCAGTCTTCACCGTCGTCCGTCTCGCGCAGCGCTCGCCCGCGGGCGCCGCGATCGGCGGACTGCTGGCCACCGCGGCGGCGGCGGCCCTCGCGCTGTGGACCGGCCGCGGCCAGGACAACTTCGTCTTCGGCTTCTTCACGAACGGCCTCTACGGCACCGCCTTCCTCGTCTCCGCCCTCATCGGCTGGCCGCTCATCGGCCTCGCGGTGGGTTTTCTGATGAACGAGGGCACACGCTGGCGGCGCAAGGCCCGCAAGCGGCGCGTCTTCTTCTGGCTGTCGATCGCGTGGGCCGCGCTGTTCGCGCTGAGGCTGGGCGTGCAGCTGCCGCTGTACTTCGCGGGCGACACGACGGCGCTCGGCGTGACCAAGATCGCCATGGGCCTGCCGCTGTTCGCACCGCTCGTGGCGGTCACGTGGCTCGCCGTGCGTGCGCTCTATCCGCCACGCGCCACCTGA
- a CDS encoding DUF3710 domain-containing protein produces MTDITPDVPAAKEAPEGRETDGPFDEAEANPVRPYIDLGGVKVLPREGLNLRLEVEEQTKRIVAVGLDYAESTLQVQPFAAPRTSGLWAETREQIRQQIRQQGGRVEERVGPLGPELLAEVPVAVGADGADKRLARFVGVDGPRWFLRGVIGGAATSDTDAAAQVEDLFRSLVVVRGGAPMPPRDLIPLKMPATPGSA; encoded by the coding sequence ATGACCGACATCACCCCCGACGTGCCGGCGGCCAAGGAGGCGCCCGAGGGGCGGGAGACCGACGGCCCGTTCGACGAGGCCGAAGCGAACCCGGTCCGTCCCTACATCGACCTGGGCGGGGTCAAGGTACTGCCGCGCGAGGGCCTCAACCTGCGTCTCGAGGTCGAGGAGCAGACCAAGCGCATCGTCGCGGTGGGCCTCGACTACGCCGAATCGACCCTTCAGGTGCAGCCGTTCGCCGCGCCGCGCACGTCCGGTCTGTGGGCGGAGACGCGCGAGCAGATCCGTCAGCAGATCCGCCAGCAGGGCGGCCGTGTCGAGGAGCGCGTCGGGCCGCTCGGGCCGGAGCTGCTCGCCGAGGTGCCGGTCGCCGTCGGGGCCGATGGCGCCGACAAGCGCCTCGCGCGCTTCGTCGGCGTGGACGGGCCGCGCTGGTTTCTCCGCGGGGTCATCGGCGGTGCCGCGACCAGCGACACGGATGCGGCGGCCCAGGTCGAGGACCTGTTCCGCTCGCTCGTCGTGGTCCGCGGCGGTGCGCCGATGCCGCCGCGCGACCTCATCCCGCTGAAGATGCCCGCGACTCCGGGATCCGCGTGA
- a CDS encoding nucleotide pyrophosphatase/phosphodiesterase family protein, whose translation MPLSLPAYPPRARSLTGVLTDAIAALDGTGGVLPPASSAIVFVLDGLGAQNLAARRGHARFLSAAGGRSAVARTVFPSTTAAALTSLLTGVDPGQHGIVGYRVRIPGTDEAPNQLHGWESHHLDPRAWQRATPIFETEAVRRPTFVVSRSEYDGSGFTAATLRGGRLVGVDDLAERTLVAAELAAENPGALVYLYGPDLDHVGHRAGWESDEWSETLERVDDVVRRFSGALSPGTGALVTADHGMVDVPAHRRLLLGADSALWEGVRVVGGEPRMLHLYAEPGETADVARRWSEAEGGRAWVMTRDEAIDAGLFGVVAPEVRDRVGDVLVAARAAVAYYDDRESDKRPQRMVGQHGSLTLEERMVPLVRLGAFA comes from the coding sequence ATGCCTCTCAGCCTACCGGCGTACCCTCCGCGAGCCCGGAGCCTCACCGGCGTGCTGACCGACGCGATCGCGGCCCTCGACGGCACCGGCGGCGTGCTCCCGCCCGCCTCGAGTGCGATCGTGTTCGTGCTCGACGGGCTGGGGGCGCAGAACCTCGCGGCGCGCCGAGGGCACGCCCGGTTCCTCTCCGCCGCGGGGGGTCGGTCGGCCGTCGCCCGCACCGTCTTCCCGTCGACGACGGCGGCCGCCCTCACGAGCCTGCTCACGGGGGTCGACCCCGGACAGCACGGCATCGTCGGGTATCGCGTGCGGATCCCAGGCACAGACGAGGCGCCCAACCAGCTGCACGGGTGGGAGTCGCACCACCTCGACCCGCGCGCGTGGCAGCGTGCGACACCGATCTTCGAGACCGAGGCGGTGCGGCGGCCGACGTTCGTGGTGTCGCGCTCGGAGTACGACGGCAGCGGCTTCACGGCGGCGACCCTCCGCGGCGGGCGGCTCGTCGGTGTGGACGATCTGGCCGAGCGCACGCTGGTGGCGGCCGAGCTCGCCGCGGAGAACCCCGGCGCGCTGGTCTATCTGTACGGTCCCGACTTGGACCACGTCGGCCATCGTGCGGGGTGGGAGTCGGACGAGTGGTCGGAGACGCTCGAACGCGTCGACGACGTCGTCCGACGCTTCTCAGGGGCGCTGTCGCCGGGCACGGGCGCGCTCGTGACCGCCGATCACGGCATGGTGGACGTGCCCGCCCATCGCCGCCTCCTGCTGGGAGCCGACTCGGCACTGTGGGAAGGCGTGCGGGTCGTCGGCGGCGAACCGCGGATGCTGCACCTCTACGCCGAGCCGGGCGAGACCGCCGACGTCGCCCGCCGCTGGAGCGAGGCCGAGGGCGGCAGGGCCTGGGTCATGACGCGGGACGAGGCGATCGACGCGGGCCTGTTCGGCGTCGTCGCCCCCGAGGTGCGCGATCGCGTCGGGGACGTGCTCGTCGCCGCCCGCGCCGCCGTCGCCTACTACGACGACCGCGAGAGCGACAAGCGGCCGCAGCGCATGGTAGGCCAGCACGGCTCGCTCACGCTCGAGGAGCGCATGGTGCCGCTCGTGCGGCTCGGCGCGTTCGCGTGA
- a CDS encoding DNA topoisomerase IV subunit A, protein MPASRPSPDTAERIEDVDLSVEMQGSFLEYAYSVIYSRALPDARDGLKPVQRRILYQMAEMGLRPDRGHVKSARVVGEVMGKLHPHGDAPIYDALVRLAQSFSLRVPLVDGHGNFGSLDDGPAAPRYTEARLAPAALALTADIDEDVVDFIPNYDGQFQQPEVLPAAFPNLLVNGTTGIAVGMATNMAPHNLIEVVAAAVHLLEHPDATLEELMEFVPGPDLPSGGIIVGLDGIRDAYANGRGSFRTRAKTSIEPLGPRRTGIVVTELPYLVGPERVIEKIKDAVTAKKLTGIADVTDLTDRTKGLRLVIGIKTGFDPQAVLEQLYRLTPLEDSFGINNVALVDGQPQTLGLRDLLRVYLDHRIRVVTRRSEYRLSRKRERLHLVEGLLIAILDIDEVIQVIRTSDDGEQARARLMDVFDLSQAQAEYILELRLRRLTKFSRIELEAERDTLQAEIAALVELLGDPGLLRAQVARELEAVAEAHGTPRRTLLLNGGPVTARSAARATAADLQIADAPCRVFLSATGRMVRAERNPDAPAGGIVPPVRRSKHDAIRSAVDTTARGEIGAVTSAGRLIRFSPVDLPSVPGNAVQLAAGSRADQYLGLSGGEHVVAIVPLTAEPPTAVGTAQGVVKRVSASELANKHDVPIIALKEGDRVIGAAPAADGAELVFVAADAQLLRFDASSVRPQGRAAGGMAGMRLAAGVEAIGFFVVGASAFDAVVVTVAGSSTALAGTDAGSAKVSAFTEYPAKGRGTGGVRAQRFLKGEDVLTLAWVGSEPRAVGTDGAVRQLPDAGAKRDASGTPLDGVVGAVGTAVR, encoded by the coding sequence ATGCCCGCTTCCCGCCCCTCCCCCGACACCGCCGAACGGATCGAGGACGTCGATCTCTCCGTCGAGATGCAGGGGTCGTTCCTCGAGTACGCCTACTCCGTCATCTACTCCCGCGCGCTCCCCGACGCCCGCGACGGCCTCAAGCCCGTGCAGCGCCGCATCCTGTACCAGATGGCCGAGATGGGCCTGCGGCCCGACCGCGGGCACGTCAAGAGCGCGCGGGTCGTCGGCGAGGTCATGGGGAAGCTGCACCCGCACGGCGACGCCCCCATCTACGACGCCCTGGTACGCCTCGCCCAGTCGTTCTCGCTGCGTGTGCCGCTCGTCGACGGCCACGGCAACTTCGGCTCCCTCGACGACGGACCCGCCGCGCCCCGCTACACCGAGGCGCGTCTGGCGCCGGCGGCGCTGGCCCTCACCGCCGACATCGACGAGGACGTCGTCGACTTCATCCCCAACTACGACGGCCAGTTCCAGCAGCCCGAAGTGCTTCCGGCCGCGTTCCCGAACCTGCTCGTCAACGGCACGACGGGAATCGCCGTCGGCATGGCCACCAACATGGCCCCGCACAACCTCATCGAGGTCGTCGCCGCCGCGGTGCACCTGCTCGAGCACCCGGATGCGACGCTCGAGGAGCTGATGGAGTTCGTTCCCGGCCCCGACCTGCCCTCGGGCGGCATCATCGTCGGGCTCGACGGCATCCGCGATGCCTACGCGAACGGGCGCGGCAGCTTCCGCACCCGCGCCAAGACCTCGATCGAGCCCCTCGGCCCACGCCGCACGGGCATCGTCGTCACCGAGCTGCCCTACCTCGTCGGCCCCGAACGCGTGATCGAGAAGATCAAGGACGCCGTCACGGCGAAGAAGCTCACGGGCATCGCGGATGTGACCGACCTCACCGACCGCACGAAGGGACTGCGGCTCGTGATCGGCATCAAGACGGGCTTCGACCCCCAAGCCGTGCTGGAGCAGCTGTACCGACTCACGCCCCTCGAGGACTCGTTCGGCATCAACAACGTCGCCCTCGTCGACGGCCAGCCCCAGACCCTCGGCCTGCGCGACCTCCTGCGGGTCTACCTCGACCACCGCATCCGCGTCGTCACGCGGCGCAGCGAGTACCGACTCTCGCGCAAGCGCGAACGGCTCCATCTCGTCGAGGGTCTGCTCATCGCGATCCTCGACATCGACGAGGTCATCCAGGTGATCCGCACGTCGGACGACGGCGAGCAGGCCCGCGCACGCCTCATGGACGTGTTCGACCTGTCGCAGGCGCAGGCCGAGTACATCCTCGAGCTGCGGCTGCGGCGACTGACGAAGTTCTCGCGCATCGAGCTCGAGGCCGAGCGGGACACCCTGCAGGCCGAGATCGCAGCCCTCGTCGAGCTGCTGGGCGACCCGGGTCTCCTGCGCGCGCAGGTCGCACGCGAGCTCGAGGCCGTCGCGGAGGCCCACGGCACGCCGCGCCGGACGCTTCTTCTCAACGGCGGTCCGGTGACGGCTCGCTCGGCCGCCAGGGCGACGGCCGCCGACCTGCAGATCGCCGACGCCCCGTGCCGCGTCTTCCTGTCGGCGACGGGCCGCATGGTGCGCGCCGAGCGCAACCCGGACGCCCCCGCGGGCGGCATCGTGCCGCCGGTGCGCCGATCGAAGCACGATGCGATCCGCAGCGCCGTCGACACGACAGCGCGCGGCGAGATCGGCGCCGTGACGAGCGCGGGCCGACTCATCCGCTTCTCCCCCGTCGACCTGCCGTCCGTTCCGGGCAACGCCGTGCAGCTGGCCGCCGGCTCGCGCGCGGATCAGTATCTCGGGCTCTCCGGCGGTGAGCACGTCGTGGCGATCGTGCCCTTGACCGCCGAGCCGCCGACCGCCGTCGGTACCGCGCAGGGTGTCGTCAAGCGCGTGTCGGCGTCGGAGCTCGCGAACAAGCACGACGTGCCGATCATCGCCCTGAAGGAGGGTGACCGCGTCATCGGCGCCGCGCCGGCGGCCGATGGCGCCGAGCTCGTCTTCGTCGCCGCCGACGCGCAGCTGCTCCGCTTCGACGCGTCCTCGGTGCGTCCGCAGGGTCGCGCCGCGGGCGGCATGGCCGGCATGAGGTTGGCCGCCGGCGTCGAGGCGATCGGGTTCTTCGTCGTCGGCGCATCCGCCTTCGACGCCGTCGTGGTCACGGTCGCCGGCTCGTCGACGGCGCTCGCGGGCACCGACGCCGGAAGCGCGAAGGTGTCGGCCTTCACGGAGTACCCGGCGAAGGGCCGCGGCACCGGCGGCGTGCGCGCGCAGCGATTCCTGAAGGGCGAGGACGTCCTCACCCTCGCGTGGGTGGGGTCGGAGCCGCGTGCGGTCGGCACCGACGGCGCCGTGCGGCAGCTCCCGGATGCGGGGGCCAAGCGCGACGCGTCCGGCACCCCGCTCGACGGTGTGGTGGGTGCGGTGGGCACCGCGGTCCGCTGA
- a CDS encoding DUF4193 domain-containing protein, with product MATDYDAPRKTEDDSESIEALKERVPDKSSGSIDVEDADNPSGFELPGADLSDVELDVVVLPPQEDEFTCMSCFLVKHRSQIDHEDGAGFICKECSA from the coding sequence ATGGCCACCGATTACGACGCACCCCGCAAGACCGAGGACGACAGCGAGTCGATCGAGGCCCTCAAGGAGCGCGTGCCGGACAAGTCCTCCGGGTCGATCGACGTCGAGGACGCCGACAACCCCTCGGGCTTCGAACTGCCCGGGGCCGACCTGTCCGATGTCGAGCTCGACGTCGTGGTCCTCCCGCCTCAGGAGGACGAGTTCACCTGCATGAGCTGCTTCCTTGTGAAGCACCGCTCGCAGATCGACCACGAGGACGGCGCCGGATTCATCTGTAAGGAATGCTCCGCCTGA
- the dut gene encoding dUTP diphosphatase produces the protein MTDTVDVPIIAAAAPVYAHPGDAGADLTATEAVRLDPGERALVGTGVRIALPDGYVAFVVPRSGLAAKHGITIVNSPGTVDAGYRGEIKVTLLNTDAREAFDIAPGDRIAQLIVMAVPRARFVPVDVLPESERGEGGFGSTGYSIQQGSRS, from the coding sequence GTGACCGATACCGTCGACGTCCCCATTATCGCGGCCGCGGCTCCGGTCTACGCCCACCCCGGCGACGCCGGAGCCGATCTGACCGCCACCGAGGCCGTGCGCCTGGACCCGGGGGAGCGGGCGCTCGTGGGCACCGGGGTGCGCATCGCGCTGCCCGACGGCTACGTCGCCTTCGTCGTGCCGCGCAGCGGTCTGGCCGCCAAGCACGGCATCACGATCGTGAACTCGCCCGGCACCGTCGACGCCGGCTACCGCGGCGAGATCAAGGTCACGCTGCTGAACACGGATGCCCGTGAGGCCTTCGACATCGCGCCGGGCGACCGCATCGCGCAGCTCATCGTGATGGCGGTGCCGCGCGCGCGCTTCGTGCCGGTGGACGTTCTCCCCGAGAGCGAGCGCGGCGAGGGCGGGTTCGGGTCCACCGGGTATTCGATCCAGCAAGGGAGCCGGTCATGA